In Aestuariibaculum lutulentum, one DNA window encodes the following:
- a CDS encoding NupC/NupG family nucleoside CNT transporter → MKHVFLSFALILSLLTSTALAQSKNTPPDSIQTEIAEPTASQIDSLTPTTSNSEEIIVVEETETTVSSPIVPSQGFSFSSLLRGALGMLSLIFIAFLFSSNRKAINWKIVTIGLAFQLLIAFGVLKVDFIKTVFEFIGGLFVSVLEFTRAGSKFLFEGLVVDMDTFGYIFAFQVLPTIIFFSALTSVLFYLGIIQKVVKGMAWLLSKALKISGAESLSVAGNIFLGQTEAPLLIKAYLEKMNKSEMLLVMIGGMATVAGAVLAAYIGFLGGDDEVMRLFYAKHLLAASVMAAPGAIVISKILYPQTEDVNTDVSVSQEKIGANFLDAIANGTTEGLRLAVNVGGMLLVFVAFIAMFNGILGWLGDVSTLNIWITENTSYNSLSIELILGYVFAPLMWLIGVAKEDMMMMGQLLGIKLAASEFIGYIQLRDLKDAANGVHLTYEKSIIMATYMLCGFANFASIGIQIGGIGSLAPGQRKTLSKFGMKALIGGTIASLVSATIAGMIIG, encoded by the coding sequence ATGAAACACGTATTTTTGTCATTTGCCCTAATTCTGTCATTACTTACTTCAACAGCCTTAGCACAAAGCAAAAATACACCACCCGATAGTATTCAAACTGAAATAGCAGAACCGACTGCTTCTCAAATCGATTCTTTAACTCCAACGACTTCAAATTCTGAAGAAATTATTGTAGTTGAAGAAACAGAAACTACGGTTAGCTCACCTATTGTTCCTAGTCAAGGCTTCTCTTTTAGTAGCCTTTTGCGAGGTGCCTTAGGCATGCTATCGTTAATTTTTATCGCTTTTTTATTCAGCAGCAACCGAAAAGCTATCAACTGGAAAATTGTAACAATAGGTTTAGCCTTTCAGTTACTAATCGCTTTTGGAGTCTTGAAAGTTGATTTTATAAAAACCGTATTCGAATTTATTGGTGGATTGTTTGTTTCTGTACTTGAATTTACAAGAGCTGGAAGTAAATTTTTATTTGAAGGCTTGGTTGTTGACATGGATACCTTTGGTTATATTTTCGCTTTTCAGGTACTACCAACTATTATATTCTTTTCAGCTTTAACCTCTGTACTTTTCTACTTAGGCATCATTCAAAAAGTAGTAAAAGGCATGGCGTGGTTGCTTTCTAAAGCATTAAAAATTTCTGGAGCGGAAAGTTTAAGCGTTGCAGGAAATATCTTTTTAGGTCAGACTGAAGCACCACTTTTAATTAAAGCCTATTTAGAAAAAATGAATAAATCTGAAATGCTTTTGGTTATGATTGGCGGTATGGCAACTGTTGCAGGAGCTGTACTTGCGGCATACATTGGCTTTTTAGGTGGCGACGACGAAGTGATGCGTTTATTCTACGCCAAGCACCTTTTAGCCGCATCGGTTATGGCTGCTCCAGGCGCCATTGTAATTTCTAAAATACTATATCCGCAAACCGAAGATGTGAATACCGATGTTTCAGTTTCTCAGGAAAAAATTGGTGCTAACTTTTTAGATGCCATTGCCAACGGAACTACAGAAGGATTAAGACTTGCTGTAAATGTTGGTGGTATGCTTTTAGTTTTTGTGGCTTTCATTGCCATGTTTAACGGTATTTTAGGTTGGCTTGGCGATGTCTCCACTTTAAATATTTGGATTACTGAAAACACAAGTTATAACAGCTTATCAATCGAGTTAATTTTAGGCTATGTTTTCGCACCTTTAATGTGGCTTATTGGCGTTGCTAAGGAAGATATGATGATGATGGGGCAACTATTAGGAATCAAATTAGCTGCCAGCGAATTTATTGGATACATCCAACTTCGCGACTTAAAAGATGCTGCCAACGGTGTTCATTTAACTTACGAAAAGTCAATCATTATGGCCACCTATATGCTTTGTGGTTTTGCCAACTTCGCCTCTATTGGCATTCAAATTGGAGGTATTGGTTCTCTTGCTCCGGGACAACGTAAAACCTTATCAAAATTCGGGATGAAAGCCTTAATTGGAGGAACTATAGCATCTCTTGTTTCAGCTACCATTGCTGGTATGATAATCGGTTAA
- a CDS encoding NAD(P)/FAD-dependent oxidoreductase, which yields MVKELQLRVTLKEEGHHDILVIKSAQALGVDKEDITGVKVLRKSIDARKAKIIFNYKVAVYIREVMPKTSEYQFDYKDVSKAKPIHIIGFGPAGMYAALRCIELGFKPVVLERGKNVQDRRRDLRAINQQHFVNEDSNYCFGEGGAGTYSDGKLYTRSLKRGDVRRIFENLVYHGATDQILVDAHPHIGTNKLPKVVQNIRETILKYGGEVHFETRVTDFIIKNNKIQAIQLNGNDEMPADRVILATGHSARDIFYLLHEKEIALEAKSFAMGVRVEHPQHIIDSIQYHCSGERHELLPAASYSLVQQVNDRGVYSFCMCPGGFIVPAATANGEVVVNGMSPSKRNNLFANSGIVVEIDVNRDLPKYEQFGALKGLEYQKNLERMAFTAGGRSQVAPAQRLTDFVEGKLSADLNPTSYQPGLNSAPLHSLMPKLIGSRLRKGFAAFGQKMKGYYTAEANIVGVESRTSSPVCIPRNERLEHPQIQGLFPCGEGGGYAGGIVSAAMDGERCAEAAIVGL from the coding sequence ATGGTTAAAGAATTGCAACTTCGTGTAACTCTTAAGGAAGAGGGACACCATGATATTTTGGTTATTAAATCGGCTCAAGCACTTGGTGTCGATAAGGAAGATATTACAGGAGTAAAGGTATTACGTAAATCGATTGACGCGCGTAAAGCAAAAATTATCTTTAACTATAAAGTGGCTGTTTACATTCGTGAAGTCATGCCCAAAACATCGGAATATCAATTTGATTATAAAGATGTATCGAAAGCCAAACCTATTCATATTATTGGTTTTGGACCTGCTGGAATGTATGCTGCATTACGTTGTATTGAATTAGGTTTTAAACCCGTTGTTTTAGAGCGCGGTAAAAACGTTCAGGATCGTCGTCGCGATTTACGCGCTATTAATCAGCAGCATTTTGTTAATGAAGATTCAAACTATTGCTTTGGTGAAGGTGGTGCCGGAACCTATAGCGATGGCAAATTATACACCCGAAGTTTAAAACGTGGTGATGTGCGCCGTATTTTTGAAAATTTAGTATATCACGGGGCTACCGACCAAATTCTGGTTGATGCGCATCCGCATATCGGAACGAATAAACTGCCAAAAGTAGTTCAGAATATTCGTGAAACCATTTTAAAATATGGTGGTGAAGTACACTTTGAAACGCGCGTGACCGATTTCATTATTAAAAACAATAAAATACAAGCCATTCAATTAAATGGAAATGATGAAATGCCTGCCGACCGCGTTATTCTGGCAACAGGACATTCGGCACGCGACATTTTCTATCTATTACACGAAAAGGAAATTGCCTTAGAAGCAAAATCGTTTGCTATGGGCGTTCGTGTGGAACATCCGCAACATATTATAGACAGCATTCAATACCATTGTAGTGGTGAACGTCACGAATTATTACCAGCTGCTTCATATAGTTTAGTACAACAGGTTAACGACCGCGGTGTATATTCGTTCTGTATGTGTCCTGGCGGATTTATTGTTCCTGCTGCAACAGCTAACGGCGAAGTTGTGGTTAACGGCATGTCGCCTTCAAAACGTAATAACTTATTTGCTAATTCCGGAATTGTGGTTGAAATAGATGTGAATCGCGATTTACCAAAATACGAACAGTTCGGAGCTTTAAAAGGTTTAGAATATCAGAAAAATTTAGAGCGCATGGCCTTCACCGCCGGTGGCCGTAGTCAGGTTGCTCCTGCACAACGTTTAACCGATTTTGTTGAGGGAAAACTATCAGCAGATTTAAATCCAACATCTTATCAACCAGGATTAAATTCAGCTCCGCTACATTCTTTAATGCCGAAATTAATTGGTAGCCGTTTACGAAAAGGTTTTGCTGCTTTCGGACAAAAAATGAAAGGGTATTATACTGCCGAAGCTAATATTGTTGGCGTAGAATCCAGAACCTCATCGCCAGTTTGCATTCCAAGAAACGAACGTTTGGAACATCCACAAATACAAGGGTTATTCCCTTGTGGTGAAGGAGGTGGTTATGCAGGTGGTATTGTATCGGCTGCGATGGATGGCGAGCGTTGTGCTGAAGCTGCCATTGTTGGCTTATAA
- a CDS encoding isoamylase early set domain-containing protein produces MAISKQYLKSKPVCKVTFSILAEDAKKVSLVGSFNEWNTKAMPLKKLKNGTFKGVVDLDKDDSYEFKYVVDGTYINDDAADSYVWSDYAAADNSVVTV; encoded by the coding sequence ATGGCTATTTCAAAACAGTACTTAAAGAGTAAACCAGTATGCAAAGTGACGTTTTCAATTCTTGCTGAAGACGCTAAAAAAGTATCCTTAGTAGGAAGCTTTAATGAGTGGAATACTAAAGCAATGCCTTTGAAAAAATTAAAAAACGGAACCTTTAAAGGTGTTGTTGATTTAGATAAAGATGATTCTTACGAGTTTAAATATGTTGTTGACGGAACATATATAAATGATGATGCTGCCGATTCATATGTGTGGAGCGATTACGCTGCTGCAGATAATAGTGTTGTAACGGTGTAA
- a CDS encoding bifunctional nuclease family protein, with translation MSLVRLNIKGISYSQTQNGAYALILNEVDGDRKLPIVIGAFEAQSIAIALEKEIRPPRPLTHDLFKNFADRFDIVVKQVIIHKLVDGVFYSSLICERDKIEEIIDARTSDAIALALRFDAPIFTYKNILDKAGIYLKVNPKKEDEENDESQDSILVDDLLADEVESTSSSPRENYKGKTLKELQNLLDEAVANEDYEKAAHIRDEISKRE, from the coding sequence ATGAGTTTAGTAAGATTAAATATTAAAGGAATTTCTTATAGCCAGACACAAAATGGTGCTTATGCATTGATTTTAAATGAAGTAGATGGCGACCGAAAATTACCTATCGTGATTGGTGCTTTTGAAGCGCAATCTATTGCTATTGCTTTAGAAAAAGAAATTCGTCCTCCAAGACCATTAACACACGACTTATTTAAAAATTTTGCCGACCGATTTGATATTGTTGTAAAACAGGTAATCATTCACAAATTGGTTGATGGTGTTTTTTACTCAAGTTTAATCTGCGAACGCGATAAAATTGAAGAAATTATTGATGCCAGAACCAGTGATGCTATTGCCTTAGCATTGCGTTTTGATGCTCCTATTTTCACTTATAAAAATATTCTGGATAAAGCTGGAATATATCTTAAAGTAAACCCTAAAAAAGAAGACGAAGAAAACGACGAATCTCAGGATAGCATTCTTGTTGATGATTTGTTAGCCGACGAAGTAGAGTCTACAAGCTCTTCGCCTCGTGAAAACTATAAAGGAAAAACTTTAAAGGAATTACAAAACTTACTCGATGAAGCAGTTGCTAATGAAGACTACGAAAAAGCAGCACATATTCGGGATGAAATTTCTAAACGGGAATAA
- a CDS encoding dihydrofolate reductase, which translates to MFGKKSSVPEIDKEQLELIENAQRRIKKKKGLYRHFVIFLIASVFFIITNLVLGIGNAITPFGQDWFVIAILIWLFFFTYHAFSVFVTHRFMGKDWEKTQLNKLVAKQQERIEKLKSSLPSDESLLKKLNQKLTKNDNLTIIVAAAENNAIGKDNKLIWHISDDLKRFKSLTSGHHVIMGRKTFESFPKPLPNRTHVVITRQSDYEVPEGVIVVNNLEDAIAVAKNDDQPFIIGGGEIYKQAMEVADKIEITRVHANFEADTFFPEIDSEIWQETSHEFHQKGEKNEYDFTFLTYQRR; encoded by the coding sequence ATGTTTGGAAAAAAGTCATCGGTACCTGAAATCGACAAAGAACAATTAGAGCTTATTGAAAACGCCCAAAGACGTATTAAAAAGAAAAAAGGGCTTTACAGGCACTTTGTTATTTTCTTAATTGCCTCGGTATTTTTTATAATTACCAATTTGGTTTTAGGCATTGGTAATGCCATCACTCCATTTGGTCAAGACTGGTTTGTAATAGCTATTCTTATCTGGCTTTTCTTTTTTACTTACCATGCCTTTTCGGTATTTGTTACACACCGATTTATGGGTAAAGACTGGGAGAAAACACAATTAAACAAACTTGTTGCAAAGCAACAGGAACGTATTGAAAAGCTTAAATCCAGCTTACCTTCAGACGAAAGTTTACTTAAAAAATTAAATCAAAAATTGACAAAAAACGACAACCTGACCATTATTGTGGCTGCAGCCGAAAACAATGCTATTGGAAAAGACAACAAACTTATCTGGCACATTAGTGACGATTTAAAACGATTTAAAAGTTTAACCAGCGGGCACCATGTTATTATGGGACGTAAAACTTTTGAAAGTTTCCCAAAACCTCTACCTAACCGTACGCATGTAGTTATAACAAGACAGAGTGATTACGAAGTTCCGGAAGGTGTTATTGTGGTGAATAATTTAGAAGATGCCATTGCAGTCGCTAAAAACGACGACCAACCTTTCATTATAGGTGGTGGCGAAATTTACAAACAAGCTATGGAAGTAGCCGATAAAATTGAAATTACTCGCGTTCATGCCAATTTTGAAGCAGACACCTTTTTCCCTGAAATCGATTCTGAAATCTGGCAAGAAACTTCACATGAGTTCCATCAAAAAGGCGAAAAAAACGAATACGATTTTACCTTTTTAACTTACCAAAGAAGATAA
- the lspA gene encoding signal peptidase II produces MKFTKRTLYIILVIAITIAVDQISKVIVRGSIEPRTEVSPGERIPVIGDMFVMMNVENNGAFLGMGSDLNPTLRLIVLLILPIVVLGFVLRHILKDKTIDPWSLFAFASIIGGGIANVYDRIVYGSVTDFFFIDLGGVFRTGIFNMADVSVTAGMFILLFASFKNKKKVTITE; encoded by the coding sequence ATGAAGTTTACTAAGCGTACCTTATACATTATTTTAGTTATTGCGATTACCATTGCTGTCGATCAAATTTCTAAAGTTATTGTAAGAGGAAGTATTGAACCACGAACCGAAGTTAGTCCCGGCGAACGCATTCCCGTAATTGGCGATATGTTTGTAATGATGAATGTTGAAAATAATGGTGCCTTTTTAGGAATGGGTAGCGATTTAAACCCGACGCTTAGACTTATCGTGTTACTTATTTTACCTATTGTAGTTTTAGGTTTTGTATTGCGTCATATCTTAAAAGACAAAACTATAGATCCATGGTCGTTATTTGCATTTGCCAGCATTATTGGTGGTGGTATCGCTAATGTTTACGACCGTATTGTTTACGGTTCGGTAACCGATTTTTTCTTTATTGATTTAGGCGGCGTTTTTAGAACTGGTATTTTTAATATGGCCGATGTTTCGGTAACAGCTGGAATGTTTATCCTGTTGTTTGCCAGTTTTAAAAACAAGAAAAAAGTAACAATCACGGAATAA
- a CDS encoding DegT/DnrJ/EryC1/StrS family aminotransferase encodes MKNIQMVDLKGQYNEIKDEVNASIQEVLETTAFVNGPKVHEFQKNLEQYLGVKHVIPCANGTDALQIAMMGLGLQPGDEVITADFTFAATVEVIALLQLTPVLVDVNEDDFNINIEAVKKAITPKTKAIVPVHLFGQCANMEAIMEIAKEHNLYVIEDNAQAIGASYTYPNGTKAKAGTIGNVGATSFFPSKNLGCYGDGGAIFTNDDDLAHTLRGIVNHGMYERYHHDVVGVNSRLDSIQAAVLNAKLPNLDTYNKKRQAAAKKYTAAFEGIDNIITPKLSNGCEEICDTFDCHVFHQYTLRVSSTKRDGLVKHLNENSIPCGVYYPIPLHKQKAYADERYNEADFVVTNQLVQEVISLPMHTELDDEQIAHITSTIINYINE; translated from the coding sequence ATGAAAAATATTCAAATGGTTGACCTTAAAGGTCAATATAATGAGATTAAAGATGAGGTGAATGCCTCAATACAAGAAGTTTTAGAAACCACTGCATTTGTAAACGGACCGAAGGTTCACGAATTTCAGAAGAACTTAGAGCAATATTTAGGCGTTAAACATGTTATTCCATGTGCCAATGGTACCGATGCCTTACAAATAGCTATGATGGGACTTGGATTACAGCCAGGAGATGAGGTAATCACAGCCGATTTTACGTTTGCCGCAACGGTAGAGGTTATTGCTTTATTACAATTAACGCCGGTGTTAGTCGATGTTAATGAAGACGATTTCAATATTAATATTGAAGCCGTTAAAAAAGCCATTACGCCAAAAACTAAGGCTATTGTTCCTGTTCATTTGTTTGGACAATGTGCAAACATGGAAGCAATCATGGAAATAGCTAAAGAACATAATTTATATGTTATAGAAGATAATGCACAAGCTATTGGAGCGAGTTACACATACCCTAACGGAACTAAGGCTAAGGCAGGGACTATTGGAAATGTAGGAGCAACATCTTTCTTCCCTTCAAAAAATTTAGGGTGTTACGGTGATGGAGGAGCCATTTTTACAAATGATGACGATTTAGCACATACTCTAAGAGGTATTGTAAACCACGGTATGTATGAGCGTTACCATCATGATGTGGTTGGGGTCAACTCACGTTTAGATAGTATTCAGGCAGCTGTATTAAATGCTAAGTTACCAAACCTGGATACCTATAATAAAAAACGTCAAGCCGCAGCAAAAAAGTATACAGCAGCTTTTGAGGGTATTGATAATATAATTACACCAAAATTATCAAACGGCTGTGAAGAGATTTGCGATACCTTTGATTGTCACGTATTTCATCAATATACCTTACGTGTAAGCAGCACAAAAAGAGATGGTTTGGTAAAGCATTTAAATGAAAATTCTATACCTTGCGGTGTCTATTATCCAATTCCGCTTCATAAGCAGAAAGCTTATGCCGATGAGAGATATAATGAAGCTGATTTTGTAGTAACAAATCAATTGGTGCAGGAAGTGATTTCTTTACCAATGCATACCGAGTTGGATGATGAGCAAATTGCACACATAACATCAACAATAATAAACTACATTAATGAGTAA
- a CDS encoding thymidylate synthase — protein sequence MKQYHDLVKHVLEHGNEKGDRTGTGTKSVFGYQMRFDLSEGFPMVTTKKLHLKSIIYELLWFLKGDTNIKYLTDNGVRIWNEWADENGDLGPVYGHQWRNWNSDEIDQIKEVIDTLKNNPNSRRMLVSAWNPSVLPDTSKSFSENVANGKAALPPCHAFFQFYVANGKLSCQLYQRSADIFLGVPFNIASYALFTMMMAQVCGYQPGEFIHTFGDAHIYSNHFEQLELQLSREARPLPTMKLNPEIKDIFDFKFEDFTLENYDPHPHIKGVVAV from the coding sequence ATGAAGCAATATCACGATTTAGTAAAACATGTTTTAGAACATGGAAATGAAAAAGGAGATCGTACCGGAACAGGTACGAAAAGTGTTTTTGGATACCAAATGCGATTCGATTTAAGTGAAGGGTTCCCTATGGTTACCACAAAAAAATTGCATTTAAAATCTATTATTTACGAACTACTTTGGTTCTTAAAAGGAGATACCAATATTAAATATTTAACCGATAACGGCGTGCGTATCTGGAACGAATGGGCCGACGAAAACGGCGATCTTGGTCCTGTTTATGGTCACCAGTGGCGTAACTGGAATAGTGATGAAATCGACCAGATTAAAGAGGTTATCGACACGTTAAAAAACAACCCGAATAGCCGTCGTATGTTGGTTTCGGCTTGGAATCCCTCGGTATTACCGGATACTTCAAAAAGTTTCAGTGAAAATGTTGCCAATGGTAAAGCAGCTTTACCGCCATGCCATGCTTTTTTTCAGTTTTATGTAGCCAATGGAAAATTATCTTGCCAACTGTATCAGCGTAGTGCAGACATCTTTTTAGGTGTGCCATTCAACATAGCATCTTATGCCTTGTTTACAATGATGATGGCACAGGTTTGCGGTTACCAACCAGGTGAATTCATTCACACCTTTGGTGATGCTCATATTTACAGCAACCATTTTGAGCAGTTGGAATTACAACTGTCTCGTGAAGCAAGACCTTTACCAACGATGAAATTGAATCCTGAAATCAAAGATATTTTCGATTTCAAATTTGAAGATTTCACTTTAGAAAATTACGATCCGCATCCACACATTAAAGGTGTCGTTGCTGTATAA
- the galE gene encoding UDP-glucose 4-epimerase GalE yields the protein MSKILVTGGLGFIGSHTVVELQSEGYEVVIIDDLSNSSESVLDGITAITGKTPIFEKLDLKDKAGVEAFFKKHSDVEGVIHFAASKAVGESVKEPLLYYENNISTLVYILKELKKLPSAAFIFSSSCTVYGQADELPITENAPVKLAESPYGNTKQIGEEIIRDTCKVTPSIKAIALRYFNPVGAHESVEIGELPIGVPQNLVPFITQTAIGLREELSVFGDDYPTPDGTCIRDYIHVVDLAKAHVVALKRLLEGKNKENYETFNLGTGKGSSVLEVVQAFERVSGEKLKYKIVGRREGDIISAYADTNKANNELGWKTELSLDDAMRSAWSWEKKVRGK from the coding sequence ATGAGTAAAATTTTAGTTACAGGTGGATTAGGTTTTATAGGGTCCCATACTGTTGTAGAATTACAAAGCGAAGGTTACGAGGTTGTAATCATCGACGATTTATCAAATTCATCTGAAAGTGTTTTAGACGGCATTACCGCTATCACTGGAAAGACGCCAATCTTTGAAAAATTAGATTTAAAAGACAAAGCTGGAGTAGAAGCTTTTTTCAAGAAACACAGCGATGTTGAGGGCGTGATTCATTTTGCGGCCAGTAAAGCAGTAGGTGAAAGCGTAAAAGAACCTTTGTTATACTACGAAAACAATATTAGTACCCTGGTTTATATTCTTAAAGAATTAAAGAAACTACCATCTGCAGCATTTATTTTTAGTTCATCTTGTACTGTTTACGGTCAGGCCGATGAATTACCAATAACTGAAAATGCTCCGGTTAAATTAGCTGAGTCGCCTTACGGAAACACGAAACAAATAGGTGAAGAAATCATTAGAGATACCTGTAAGGTAACGCCATCAATAAAAGCTATTGCATTGCGTTATTTTAATCCGGTAGGAGCACACGAGTCTGTTGAAATAGGTGAGCTTCCAATCGGAGTGCCTCAAAATTTAGTGCCTTTTATTACACAAACGGCTATAGGACTTCGTGAAGAATTATCTGTTTTTGGTGATGATTACCCAACACCAGACGGGACCTGTATTCGCGATTATATTCACGTGGTCGATTTAGCAAAAGCGCACGTTGTGGCTTTAAAGCGTTTATTAGAAGGAAAAAATAAAGAAAACTATGAAACGTTTAACTTAGGTACAGGAAAAGGAAGTTCTGTTTTAGAAGTTGTTCAGGCGTTTGAGCGCGTTTCAGGTGAAAAATTAAAGTACAAAATCGTTGGTCGTCGTGAAGGAGATATTATTTCAGCTTACGCCGATACCAATAAAGCCAATAACGAATTAGGTTGGAAAACTGAATTATCTCTTGACGATGCAATGCGTTCGGCATGGAGTTGGGAAAAGAAGGTTAGAGGTAAATAA
- a CDS encoding DUF6807 family protein, whose translation MSAEAQSVSVEINKDQAYFTEGNDSILVYQITEKSQNGNYKRANYIHPLYSLDGEILTEDFPEDHLHHRGIFWAWHQLYIGNKRIGDGWEIENFKWDVTSVKEIENHNISKTIQAEVYWKSNLWLDSEGYEKPFVKEITSITVYPKTENYRAIDIEIRLLALEPDMRIGGSEDEKGYGGFSSRIKLPEDINFTSCKGKVTPENLPVKAANWMDISGALGKDSSQARLTIFCHPSNPGKQNRWILRQKRSMQNAVYPFSGAKTVALSNNKPTILRYRLLIHNGNANTLNLPKIYKAYKKAY comes from the coding sequence ATGTCAGCGGAAGCTCAATCCGTTTCTGTAGAAATAAATAAAGATCAGGCTTACTTTACAGAAGGCAATGATAGCATTCTTGTTTATCAAATTACTGAAAAATCACAAAACGGAAATTACAAAAGGGCAAATTATATTCATCCACTATATTCATTAGATGGCGAGATTTTAACTGAGGATTTCCCTGAAGATCATTTACATCATCGTGGCATTTTCTGGGCGTGGCATCAACTTTATATTGGAAACAAACGTATTGGTGATGGTTGGGAAATTGAAAATTTTAAATGGGATGTAACTTCAGTAAAAGAAATTGAAAACCATAATATTTCAAAAACCATTCAAGCCGAAGTCTATTGGAAATCCAATTTATGGTTAGATTCCGAAGGTTATGAAAAACCATTTGTAAAAGAAATTACAAGCATCACCGTTTATCCTAAAACCGAAAATTATCGCGCAATAGATATTGAAATCCGTTTATTAGCTTTAGAACCCGATATGCGTATTGGTGGTTCGGAAGACGAAAAAGGTTACGGCGGATTTTCGTCTAGAATAAAGCTTCCTGAAGACATCAATTTTACTAGTTGTAAAGGAAAAGTAACTCCCGAAAACCTTCCTGTTAAAGCCGCTAACTGGATGGATATTTCAGGTGCTTTAGGGAAAGACTCATCTCAAGCTCGCTTAACAATATTTTGCCATCCCTCAAATCCAGGAAAACAAAACCGATGGATTTTACGTCAAAAACGTAGTATGCAAAATGCAGTTTATCCTTTTTCTGGTGCCAAAACGGTTGCTTTATCCAACAACAAACCAACTATTTTGCGCTACCGTTTACTTATTCATAATGGAAACGCCAACACTTTAAATCTTCCGAAAATTTATAAAGCCTATAAAAAAGCATACTAA
- the fabD gene encoding ACP S-malonyltransferase: MKAYIFPGQGAQFTGMGLDLYENSPLAQELFEKANNILGFNITDIMFEGSAEDLKETKVTQPAIFLHSVILAKTLGDSFKPDMVAGHSLGEFSALVANGALNFEDGLKLVSQRALAMQKACELQPSTMAAVLGLEDAIVENVCASTEGVVVAANYNCPGQLVISGEIEAINKACEALKEAGARRALVLPVGGAFHSPLMEPAREELAAAIENTTFSKPNCPIYQNVTANAVIDENAIKTNLISQLTAPVRWTQSVQQMITDGATLFTEVGPGNVLQGLVKKIDRQAETASANV, translated from the coding sequence ATGAAAGCATATATATTTCCTGGTCAGGGCGCACAATTTACAGGTATGGGGTTAGATCTTTATGAGAACTCTCCGTTAGCTCAAGAATTATTCGAAAAAGCCAACAACATTCTTGGTTTTAATATTACTGATATTATGTTCGAAGGTTCTGCCGAAGACCTTAAAGAAACTAAAGTAACACAACCAGCTATCTTTTTACACTCTGTAATTTTAGCAAAAACTTTAGGTGATAGCTTTAAACCAGATATGGTTGCCGGACACTCTCTAGGTGAATTTTCAGCATTGGTTGCTAACGGTGCTTTAAATTTTGAAGACGGTTTAAAATTAGTATCGCAACGTGCTTTAGCGATGCAAAAAGCCTGTGAATTACAACCAAGCACGATGGCGGCTGTTTTAGGGTTAGAAGATGCAATCGTTGAAAACGTATGTGCTTCTACCGAAGGTGTTGTCGTTGCTGCAAACTACAACTGCCCGGGACAATTAGTAATCTCTGGAGAAATTGAAGCGATAAATAAAGCTTGTGAAGCATTAAAAGAAGCGGGTGCACGCCGTGCTTTAGTTTTACCTGTAGGTGGCGCTTTCCACTCACCTTTAATGGAGCCTGCTCGTGAAGAATTAGCAGCTGCTATCGAAAATACGACTTTCAGTAAACCAAACTGTCCGATTTATCAAAACGTAACAGCTAATGCCGTTATCGATGAGAATGCGATTAAAACCAATTTAATTTCTCAATTAACAGCTCCTGTACGTTGGACGCAATCTGTACAACAAATGATTACAGATGGTGCTACTCTATTCACTGAAGTTGGACCTGGTAACGTTTTACAAGGATTAGTTAAAAAAATTGACAGACAGGCTGAAACAGCTTCAGCAAACGTATAA